A region from the Triticum aestivum cultivar Chinese Spring chromosome 3D, IWGSC CS RefSeq v2.1, whole genome shotgun sequence genome encodes:
- the LOC123075524 gene encoding uncharacterized protein: protein MDGKRLRQSVTPADPVYKVLGDDNLLIEILLLIGYPTTLVRAALVCKRWLCHASDPAFLCRFHKLHPPRLLGFYVDTGRFCSSSRFVPMLPRPPEFNAIIRSASSILDACSNTHKFVLDSCNATSS from the coding sequence ATGGATGGAAAGAGGCTGCGGCAATCTGTGACGCCGGCTGACCCCGTGTACAAGGTGCTCggcgacgacaacctactcatcgaGATCCTCCTCCTAATCGGCTACCCAACTACCCTCGTCCGCGCTGCTCTCGTCTGCAAGCGCTGGCTCTGTCACGCCTCGGACCCCGCCTTCCTCTGCCGCTTCCACAAGCTCCACCCGCCCCGTCTCCTTGGCTTCTATGTCGACACCGGGAGGTTTTGTAGCAGCTCACGCTTCGTGCCGATGCTACCGCGCCCCCCAGAGTTCAACGCCATCATCCGCTCTGCAAGCTCCATCCTGGATGCCTGCAGTAACACACATAAATTCGTCTTGGACTCCTGCAATGCAACGTCTTCATGA
- the LOC123075523 gene encoding probable jasmonic acid carboxyl methyltransferase 2 has protein sequence MASKKMVHMNQGQGERSYARNSGIQNAQQNRMKLLIERAIIDLCSSTLLPDKMVIADLGCSSGPNALALVSVAVEAIHGYCLQFQQPPPELCVFLNDLPDNDFNTVVKSLVTLRRINDPVVLTGVAPGSFYERLFISSSVHLVCSSSSLHWLSKPPEVLTRNQIPAYYIDEHARRENLPMVLEAYAQQFRNDFRHFLELRAKELVPGGQMVVSIIGRHSDGIAPFHIWDILAQVLSLMASEGVIDKAKFDSFYVPVYGPSKEDLREIIQDEGSFSIKEFLVHDFLSDLDSALVTPSWIANQIRAVYEQIVVQHFGDVMDEFVRIAERRWNLDGSLLQEEHAGLAMLTLSVAKA, from the exons ATGGCCTCCAAGAAGATGGTGCATATGAACCAAGGACAAGGGGAAAGAAGCTATGCTCGCAACTCTGGTATTCAG AACGCTCAGCAGAACAGGATGAAGCTCCTGATAGAAAGAGCCATCATAGACTTATGCAGCAGCACCTTGTTACCTGACAAGATGGTGATCGCGGACTTGGGCTGCTCCTCTGGCCCAAACGCGCTGGCACTGGTGTCGGTCGCTGTCGAGGCGATCCATGGTTACTGTCTTCAGTTCCAGCAGCCACCACCGGAACTTTGTGTGTTCCTCAACGATCTGCCTGACAACGACTTCAACACGGTGGTGAAGAGCCTTGTCACACTCCGTCGAATCAACGACCCCGTGGTCTTGACGGGTGTCGCACCGGGATCGTTTTACGAGAGGCTTTTCATTAGTAGCTCCGTGCATCTTGTGTGCTCGTCCAGTAGCCTGCACTGGCTCTCAAAG CCTCCTGAAGTTCTAACGAGGAACCAGATCCCGGCTTACTACATCGATGAGCATGCTAGGCGTGAAAACCTCCCTATGGTCCTTGAGGCTTATGCACAACAGTTTAGGAATGATTTCCGACATTTCCTGGAGCTGAGAGCCAAAGAATTAGTCCCGGGAGGACAGATGGTTGTTTCCATTATAGGGAGGCATTCTGATGGCATCGCGCCCTTTCACATCTGGGACATCCTTGCTCAGGTTCTAAGCCTTATGGCCTCAGAG GGTGTAATCGACAAGGCGAAGTTTGATTCTTTCTACGTGCCAGTCTATGGGCCTTCAAAGGAAGATTTAAGAGAGATCATCCAAGATGAGGGTTCCTTTTCCATCAAGGAGTTTCTGGTGCATGACTTTTTAAGCGACCTGGACAGTGCACTCGTCACCCCAAGCTGGATCGCCAACCAGATAAGGGCCGTGTACGAACAGATAGTCGTGCAACATTTTGGGGATGTGATGGACGAATTCGTGAGGATCGCGGAGCGGCGCTGGAACC